One window of Chitinispirillales bacterium ANBcel5 genomic DNA carries:
- a CDS encoding tetratricopeptide repeat protein: MKRTLYLLVLIHTLFRCAAVNTFESDNLNKSDKVKETIITDKEGSRQSKNLKTDTLDKFHKNKLLDAEKMVMEACANYLHLYPSSPKRSEVLEIKANMLYNRGRFGESRKIYQKIILEFPEENDIAIRMTAQSYYEEEKYDSAQLWYGKLIKEATGSETKRDAQLRMAQTLFRVAEQYEKEERYRDAAVQYKRAAREFPETEIADVSLFNTALMYEKLSQLLRAIKTLQNLIVNYENSAMIPGAKFRIGLNFEKLERWDDAAEIYLQLVSNHQDSELAANAMLNAAYCFEQSNRLLEAAATFERKAIVFHSSDNAPDVLFRAADLYGQIGDWESASRVSEKFTKRFGSGDNRLVQAHCLVGISLKNQGKKEMAIQQLLTAVESLSKIEKPDDNSVYYAAKSLFTIAQIYKENMSQIELVLPEREYRERITRKYDYLHKAIDYYTEVIQLGLLEWTTKSLYQIGETYEVFAEGLFNQERPSNVDLNKQIALELGIVEAIERYSVEQALYYHQQNVELGIKQFIEDEYISASNKKLTLLPMIAANQYLSLADIALTMKSAEGLQGPRLIAKKLDILQKVTPLQKNAINLFLKTLELGSRYKQFDNSYFEAGKKILETSLTLGDSYYEVINIARQAPVPKGLDEYERLIYKTRLLSQTEDYKEEAVESYLYGLKIAQAYNLEESETTIPKERIAQLQFEWARSYDLLYQTIKTDPPIPSNISVHEKDNYRGKFEELGKQLRREMIKNYERVLEFEQKGYTAGEYVRHAYVRLFQKSKEIYGIKKDTIIVRTMSSGRRWRVKRGMAKENAERWYERSFDDSGWKEPKRVEVLDQDHSMLRNASETAMWIDEENSTEKKNRDVYFRREVIIEVIPFNAEIFLRADGDISLFVNGTKVSLEEAQPGTYRADLLGKVQRGNNLIAVSVSPQKDAKHGLLPLLRIKSSSYHFIPQPPNENPLPKYSVRPENYIFPEIKSKLE, encoded by the coding sequence GTGAAAAGGACACTGTATCTCTTGGTACTAATTCACACTCTCTTTAGGTGTGCTGCTGTAAATACTTTTGAAAGTGATAATTTAAATAAAAGTGATAAAGTAAAGGAAACGATAATTACAGATAAAGAAGGTAGTCGCCAAAGCAAGAATCTGAAAACAGACACGCTAGATAAATTTCATAAGAACAAGCTTTTGGATGCAGAAAAAATGGTAATGGAAGCTTGTGCTAATTATTTACATCTTTATCCATCCAGCCCCAAAAGATCTGAGGTTTTAGAGATAAAAGCAAATATGTTATACAATAGGGGGCGTTTTGGTGAAAGTAGAAAGATATATCAGAAGATAATTTTAGAGTTTCCGGAGGAAAACGATATTGCCATAAGAATGACTGCTCAATCATATTATGAAGAAGAAAAGTACGATTCAGCACAATTATGGTACGGTAAGTTAATTAAGGAAGCAACCGGGAGTGAAACTAAAAGAGATGCACAATTAAGGATGGCACAAACTCTATTCAGAGTTGCTGAGCAGTATGAAAAAGAAGAAAGATATAGGGATGCAGCAGTACAATATAAAAGAGCCGCCAGGGAATTTCCGGAAACAGAAATTGCTGATGTCTCTCTTTTTAACACTGCTTTAATGTATGAAAAACTCTCGCAACTCTTGCGTGCAATAAAAACTCTCCAAAATCTTATCGTAAACTATGAAAACTCTGCAATGATTCCAGGAGCTAAATTCAGAATCGGTTTGAATTTTGAAAAATTAGAGCGGTGGGATGATGCTGCCGAAATATATTTACAATTAGTTTCAAATCATCAGGATTCTGAGCTTGCCGCAAATGCTATGTTGAATGCAGCATATTGTTTCGAACAGAGTAACCGGTTGCTGGAAGCGGCAGCAACATTTGAAAGAAAAGCCATTGTCTTTCACTCAAGTGATAATGCCCCCGATGTTCTTTTTAGGGCTGCTGATTTATATGGCCAAATAGGAGACTGGGAAAGTGCTTCAAGAGTTTCTGAAAAATTTACAAAACGTTTTGGTAGTGGAGATAATCGTTTAGTTCAGGCTCATTGTTTGGTTGGCATATCCCTGAAGAATCAAGGAAAGAAAGAGATGGCAATTCAACAACTTTTGACAGCTGTTGAAAGTTTATCAAAGATAGAAAAACCAGATGATAATAGTGTTTATTACGCCGCAAAATCATTATTCACTATTGCTCAAATCTACAAAGAAAATATGTCACAGATAGAACTAGTGCTTCCTGAAAGGGAATATAGAGAAAGAATAACTCGAAAATATGATTATCTGCACAAAGCAATAGATTATTATACGGAAGTAATTCAATTGGGACTTCTTGAATGGACCACAAAGAGCCTTTACCAGATTGGTGAAACTTACGAGGTGTTTGCGGAAGGTCTTTTCAATCAAGAGCGACCATCAAATGTCGACCTAAATAAACAAATCGCCCTTGAACTTGGTATAGTAGAAGCAATTGAAAGATATTCTGTAGAACAAGCTCTCTATTATCACCAACAAAATGTAGAACTTGGTATAAAGCAGTTTATTGAAGATGAATACATATCGGCGTCTAATAAGAAATTGACTTTACTGCCAATGATTGCAGCTAATCAATATTTATCACTTGCGGATATAGCACTAACTATGAAAAGCGCAGAAGGTCTTCAAGGTCCCAGGCTGATTGCAAAAAAACTAGATATACTGCAAAAAGTAACACCACTTCAAAAAAACGCTATAAACCTTTTCTTAAAAACACTTGAACTTGGAAGCAGATATAAACAGTTTGATAATAGTTATTTTGAAGCTGGAAAAAAGATTTTAGAAACTTCATTAACTTTAGGTGACAGTTATTATGAAGTTATTAATATAGCACGCCAGGCCCCTGTGCCCAAAGGTTTAGATGAATATGAACGATTAATTTATAAAACGAGACTTCTTTCCCAAACTGAAGATTATAAAGAAGAAGCTGTAGAGTCGTATCTATATGGGTTAAAAATAGCGCAGGCCTACAATTTAGAAGAGAGCGAAACAACAATTCCAAAGGAAAGGATTGCGCAATTACAGTTTGAGTGGGCTCGTAGCTATGATTTACTCTATCAAACAATAAAAACGGATCCGCCAATCCCTTCAAATATATCTGTACATGAAAAAGATAACTACAGAGGAAAATTTGAAGAGCTTGGGAAGCAACTAAGAAGAGAGATGATAAAAAATTATGAACGTGTCTTGGAATTTGAACAAAAAGGATATACGGCCGGTGAGTATGTCAGGCATGCATATGTTAGACTCTTTCAGAAAAGCAAAGAAATATACGGAATAAAAAAAGATACGATAATAGTCAGAACAATGTCTTCGGGAAGACGGTGGCGAGTTAAAAGGGGAATGGCCAAAGAGAATGCTGAGAGGTGGTATGAAAGAAGTTTTGATGATAGCGGCTGGAAGGAGCCAAAGAGAGTTGAAGTGTTGGACCAGGACCATTCAATGCTTAGAAATGCTTCAGAAACGGCAATGTGGATCGACGAGGAGAACTCTACTGAAAAAAAGAACAGAGATGTCTATTTTAGAAGAGAAGTGATCATAGAGGTAATACCCTTTAATGCAGAAATATTTTTAAGAGCAGACGGGGACATAAGTCTGTTTGTAAATGGTACAAAAGTGTCTTTGGAAGAGGCCCAGCCCGGCACATATAGGGCAGATCTGTTAGGAAAAGTACAAAGAGGCAATAATCTGATAGCTGTATCAGTCTCTCCCCAAAAAGATGCCAAACATGGGTTGTTACCCCTTTTGAGGATTAAGTCATCTTCTTATCATTTTATTCCCCAACCACCTAACGAAAACCCTTTACCAAAATATAGTGTTCGTCCGGAAAATTATATCTTTCCCGAAATAAAAAGTAAACTGGAGTAA
- a CDS encoding MotA/TolQ/ExbB proton channel family protein → MEVLAKFFQQGGYWMYPIVAVSAISLAIVIDRVYYLYVHCKIDSRALLFQITRLVRNGEAERASKLCSKLKKPLAIILESAIWHYVQNEPDQEIQNSMDEIALRELPKIQKRTHYLSLSANVSTLLGLLGTIFGLQQAFGALAAADPAQKATVLAQGIAIAMNTTAMGLIVAIPCMVMHSILGAKANAIIEEIDECTVKLLNLLNAQGRS, encoded by the coding sequence ATGGAAGTATTAGCTAAATTTTTCCAACAAGGTGGGTACTGGATGTATCCAATTGTTGCAGTATCTGCAATTTCATTAGCAATAGTCATAGATAGGGTATATTATCTATATGTTCATTGCAAGATAGATTCAAGGGCTCTTTTATTTCAGATTACCCGACTTGTTCGTAATGGAGAGGCGGAACGGGCTTCAAAGCTATGCAGTAAACTCAAAAAACCTTTGGCTATTATACTTGAAAGTGCTATTTGGCATTATGTTCAAAATGAGCCGGATCAGGAGATCCAAAATTCTATGGATGAAATAGCGCTGAGGGAGTTACCAAAAATTCAAAAAAGAACACATTATTTGTCGCTTTCGGCAAATGTTTCTACTTTGCTTGGGCTGTTAGGTACCATTTTTGGTTTACAGCAAGCTTTTGGTGCTCTGGCTGCAGCTGATCCTGCTCAAAAAGCAACTGTTCTTGCACAAGGAATTGCTATAGCTATGAATACTACAGCAATGGGTTTGATAGTAGCAATACCTTGTATGGTAATGCACTCAATTCTTGGTGCAAAAGCTAATGCTATTATTGAAGAAATCGATGAATGTACGGTCAAACTACTAAATTTGTTAAATGCCCAGGGAAGAAGTTAG
- a CDS encoding biopolymer transporter ExbD — MMNLPSEKKRSLIKRLKMGGKEVDLFDLDVTPVMNLFMVLIPFLVSMAVFTHIAVIDFRLPSSDVQDSQVVADKRNDLDLSVVVSSKGFRVVGTGKKLNLVPIEHGQYNFDTLKELLRVVKLEYPSQESIILVFEGGVLYENIVRFMDICRELQFEDIGLSGDIG, encoded by the coding sequence ATGATGAACTTACCCAGTGAAAAAAAAAGGTCTCTGATAAAACGTTTAAAAATGGGCGGAAAAGAGGTAGATCTTTTTGATTTGGATGTTACGCCTGTTATGAATCTATTTATGGTACTTATCCCTTTTTTGGTATCGATGGCAGTATTTACACATATAGCAGTGATTGATTTTAGACTGCCATCCTCAGATGTTCAGGATTCACAAGTAGTGGCTGATAAAAGAAATGATCTGGACCTCTCAGTAGTTGTTTCTTCAAAAGGATTTAGAGTAGTTGGTACGGGGAAAAAACTGAATCTTGTACCGATTGAGCATGGTCAGTACAATTTTGATACATTAAAAGAATTGTTAAGAGTAGTAAAACTCGAATACCCTTCCCAGGAAAGCATAATACTGGTTTTTGAGGGAGGGGTTCTTTATGAGAATATTGTAAGATTTATGGATATATGCCGGGAACTGCAGTTTGAAGATATTGGTTTATCCGGAGATATCGGATGA
- a CDS encoding biopolymer transporter ExbD, which translates to MINHKKKGSFYTSKGCKPQLTSLIDVMVILLIYLLQSFSAEGEIMTVGPDLILPESSSELTPEAMTTVIVNNSFIMAENRKLTTVDKVLDSEDLIIPELSEWLRQRREISEKLGRVTGREFKGEITIQGDKRIPFDLLKRILYTCGYQNYNQFSLAVRKREE; encoded by the coding sequence ATGATAAATCACAAAAAAAAAGGCAGCTTTTACACAAGCAAAGGATGTAAGCCCCAGCTAACTTCTCTTATCGATGTTATGGTTATATTGCTTATATATCTGCTTCAGTCATTTTCTGCTGAAGGTGAAATAATGACTGTTGGACCTGATCTTATACTGCCAGAATCAAGTTCTGAATTAACTCCTGAAGCAATGACGACCGTTATAGTGAATAATAGTTTCATTATGGCTGAAAACAGGAAGCTAACTACAGTTGACAAAGTGCTTGACTCTGAGGATCTAATAATACCTGAACTTAGTGAATGGTTGCGTCAGCGCAGAGAGATTTCAGAAAAACTGGGTAGGGTTACAGGCAGGGAATTTAAAGGTGAAATAACTATTCAGGGTGATAAAAGAATTCCGTTTGATTTGCTTAAACGGATTTTATACACATGTGGATATCAGAATTATAATCAATTCTCACTTGCAGTACGTAAGAGAGAAGAATAA
- a CDS encoding AgmX/PglI C-terminal domain-containing protein gives MGKIIVSGSTGCNINKTVLKQVKGSFYRPQNKAFLALILASVILHFLILYYSNKNLVHYVEDVEIDTVPERFARLIIEKPIPQDQSVKEFIKKSKVTHSDIETEIESKMAKTNVEKKATETITKVEERVRNVGLLGMLTGTGKSANETSVPDVLGAIDRKNRSNDLEEALKNIQGLRRVQKGDALEQKLVRRGVEASMQRENIDDLIAEIGSANVTTLSRKGDLFIERPEAIEGAGLTNVKRGQSAINSVVASHRSTIRLVYQRYLRRDPNLSGKITVKFTIKASGRVVDVVVIENSTGSESFKEEVIRRIQLWQFEKIPEGDVTVTYPFIFSAGG, from the coding sequence ATGGGTAAGATAATTGTATCAGGTTCTACTGGATGTAATATAAATAAAACGGTGCTAAAACAGGTAAAGGGATCTTTTTACCGACCCCAAAATAAAGCTTTTTTGGCTTTAATCTTAGCATCTGTTATACTACATTTTCTTATCCTTTATTATTCAAATAAAAACTTAGTACATTATGTTGAAGATGTTGAAATCGATACTGTTCCTGAAAGGTTTGCCAGATTAATTATAGAAAAACCAATACCGCAGGATCAAAGTGTAAAAGAGTTTATAAAAAAATCAAAAGTTACACATAGTGATATAGAGACTGAAATAGAAAGTAAAATGGCAAAAACTAATGTGGAAAAAAAAGCTACTGAAACCATAACTAAGGTAGAAGAACGGGTGAGAAATGTAGGGTTACTTGGAATGTTAACCGGAACTGGAAAGTCTGCAAATGAAACATCTGTACCAGATGTACTTGGAGCAATAGATAGGAAAAACAGATCGAATGATCTGGAAGAGGCACTTAAAAACATTCAGGGGCTTAGGCGGGTGCAAAAAGGTGATGCTTTAGAGCAAAAGCTTGTGAGAAGAGGTGTTGAAGCTTCTATGCAGCGGGAAAATATTGATGATCTGATTGCTGAAATCGGTTCTGCTAATGTAACTACGTTGAGTCGAAAGGGTGATCTATTTATTGAGCGACCGGAAGCTATAGAGGGTGCGGGTTTAACTAATGTAAAAAGGGGACAATCTGCAATTAATTCAGTGGTCGCTTCCCATCGATCTACTATTAGATTGGTCTATCAGAGATATTTAAGGCGTGATCCGAATCTGAGTGGTAAAATTACTGTAAAGTTTACAATCAAAGCATCAGGAAGAGTTGTTGATGTGGTTGTGATTGAAAATTCAACAGGAAGTGAAAGTTTTAAAGAAGAAGTTATTAGAAGAATACAACTTTGGCAATTTGAGAAAATTCCTGAAGGAGATGTTACTGTCACGTATCCTTTCATTTTCTCTGCTGGGGGGTAG
- a CDS encoding SLBB domain-containing protein, with protein sequence MSRNKARLLGFVLFIIVFSTESSILQPGDVVDIQIISHPEMSGRFTVRANGTINYPLFSDEIVENRTTAELMNDLVFRLARHIENPLVMVSKVENPEILVTVLGQVKKPGPVVLYENASVQEAIVKAGGILSDANLEKIKIHRNGKRIQAIEVNLKDFFSSGDINLLPDLKADDVVVVLGHKKNRMVKVLGAVKRPGLYEIEEQANIFEMIYMAGGPNDRADLRRVRKITKEDDKTSEEIIDIQALLDQGDMDSMPTVERGDVILVYSRWFDWKTMMSFLNNTLLLLITVQTFAGWFK encoded by the coding sequence ATGAGTAGAAATAAAGCCAGATTATTGGGTTTTGTATTATTTATTATTGTTTTTAGCACCGAGTCTTCAATTTTGCAGCCCGGTGATGTGGTAGACATTCAGATAATTTCTCATCCGGAAATGTCAGGAAGGTTTACTGTCAGAGCCAATGGTACTATTAACTATCCTCTTTTCAGTGATGAAATAGTAGAAAACAGAACCACTGCAGAGTTGATGAATGATCTTGTATTCAGGCTGGCAAGGCATATTGAGAACCCTTTGGTTATGGTATCAAAAGTAGAAAACCCCGAAATTTTAGTCACAGTTCTTGGTCAGGTAAAAAAACCAGGACCAGTTGTGCTCTATGAAAATGCATCAGTGCAGGAGGCAATAGTAAAAGCAGGAGGTATCTTATCTGATGCTAATTTAGAAAAAATAAAAATACATAGAAACGGTAAACGCATACAGGCGATAGAAGTTAATCTGAAAGATTTTTTCAGCAGTGGGGATATAAATTTGCTTCCGGATTTAAAAGCTGATGATGTGGTAGTTGTACTTGGTCATAAAAAAAACAGAATGGTTAAGGTATTGGGTGCGGTAAAAAGACCGGGATTATATGAAATTGAAGAACAGGCTAATATCTTCGAAATGATATATATGGCAGGTGGGCCTAACGATAGAGCTGATTTGAGAAGGGTACGAAAAATAACCAAAGAAGACGACAAAACATCTGAAGAAATAATTGACATTCAGGCTTTATTGGACCAGGGGGATATGGATAGTATGCCCACAGTGGAAAGAGGAGATGTAATCCTGGTTTATTCCAGGTGGTTTGACTGGAAAACTATGATGAGTTTTTTAAACAATACCTTACTACTGTTAATAACCGTTCAAACCTTCGCAGGATGGTTTAAATAA
- a CDS encoding polysaccharide biosynthesis tyrosine autokinase — MEEVRNDWVMAQPAIKDYIAVIVNHKCIILLALCTVVLSTMYYVRQIEDEFESYSKIVIEEQSALLNPVLRSNYRPLSFYEGILNSRSFLGGLVDSIGMKTFNSTYPDLSPEGAREYIRSNMGLRKTPYTSFIRLNARAGADELAFLMADKGTKLLMLRCHEMASEESRRTVIEIEKQLAIVKENLKLSEKDYQNFIETVGNLKGGTTPELTTLQDAYTNNLAQIGIMQADFEAEREQLKNIEKRIAPDSRELSPEFYKLREKLKDLETEKMRLENLGIRFSGLSKIDREIREIEQQLLQYQKKTVAPVDPMSLHQWQELRKSVIEKEGELELFRRRLDSYENAIANYKNNNPNIHYQTLELMRIKRAKEVYENIYSILLEKVEEARIRSRSIETGIKIVDEATFPLEPISKNETIFYALSVIIGLTLGVSIAFLLEYNDTSVKTTEDVEKYLGLSVLGSIPHIHLKRKVKDNSSRKGKVAQYTKNIYDISKEDSVILEAYRSLRTNISFVSPDYPFKTIVLTSASPGEGKSLTASNLSMAYAKMGKRTLLVDTDLRRPVQHKIFNLKRENGLTSLFLENTNYEKVIKKTDLDNLSIITAGVFTPNPSELIGSQKMTQLIETFKENFDIVLFDTPPVIAVTDPALLGTKVDGVLLVIKSQCTDRQLVGRAVKSFSNIGVDVNGAVLNNINISRHCNSYGYYKYYKSDMSG; from the coding sequence ATGGAAGAGGTACGCAATGATTGGGTAATGGCACAACCTGCAATTAAGGACTATATTGCCGTTATAGTAAACCATAAATGTATAATCCTGTTGGCATTATGTACAGTAGTATTGTCAACGATGTACTATGTAAGACAAATTGAAGATGAGTTTGAATCATATTCCAAAATTGTGATCGAAGAACAAAGTGCTCTTCTGAACCCTGTGTTAAGATCGAACTACAGGCCTCTTAGTTTCTATGAGGGAATACTAAATAGCCGATCCTTTCTTGGAGGGCTAGTAGATAGTATTGGGATGAAAACATTTAATAGTACATACCCTGACTTATCCCCAGAAGGTGCCAGGGAATATATACGTTCAAATATGGGCCTGCGAAAAACTCCTTACACCTCTTTTATTCGCCTCAACGCAAGAGCCGGGGCAGATGAGTTGGCATTTTTGATGGCTGATAAAGGTACAAAGTTACTTATGCTAAGGTGTCATGAAATGGCAAGTGAAGAGTCAAGACGTACTGTAATTGAAATAGAAAAACAATTGGCAATAGTTAAGGAGAATTTAAAACTTTCCGAAAAGGACTATCAAAATTTTATAGAAACTGTTGGTAATCTTAAGGGAGGGACAACTCCTGAACTTACAACACTGCAGGACGCGTATACCAATAATCTGGCACAAATAGGAATAATGCAAGCCGATTTTGAAGCCGAAAGGGAACAGTTAAAAAATATTGAAAAAAGGATTGCCCCAGACTCAAGAGAGTTATCCCCTGAGTTTTATAAACTAAGGGAGAAGTTAAAAGATCTGGAAACTGAAAAGATGAGACTTGAAAACCTTGGAATCAGGTTTTCAGGTTTATCAAAAATTGATAGAGAGATCCGTGAAATCGAACAACAGTTGCTTCAATACCAAAAAAAAACTGTTGCACCGGTAGATCCAATGAGCTTACATCAGTGGCAAGAGCTTAGAAAATCGGTGATTGAAAAAGAGGGTGAACTGGAGTTGTTTAGAAGAAGACTTGATTCTTATGAGAATGCTATAGCAAATTATAAAAACAATAATCCAAACATTCACTATCAAACTCTTGAGTTGATGAGAATTAAAAGAGCAAAAGAAGTGTATGAAAATATCTATTCTATACTTCTTGAAAAGGTGGAGGAAGCAAGGATTAGAAGCAGGTCTATAGAGACGGGTATTAAAATTGTAGATGAGGCCACTTTCCCTTTGGAGCCAATTTCTAAAAATGAAACAATTTTTTATGCATTAAGTGTAATTATCGGGTTAACCCTGGGTGTTTCAATAGCATTTTTGCTTGAATACAACGATACCTCTGTAAAAACTACAGAAGATGTGGAAAAATACTTGGGTTTATCTGTTTTGGGCTCAATACCTCATATTCATCTTAAAAGGAAAGTAAAAGATAATTCAAGTAGGAAAGGCAAAGTAGCACAGTATACTAAAAACATTTATGATATCTCTAAAGAAGATTCTGTCATTTTGGAAGCGTACAGATCTTTGAGAACCAATATATCATTTGTTAGCCCTGATTACCCTTTTAAAACCATTGTGCTTACCTCTGCCAGTCCGGGTGAGGGGAAAAGTTTAACCGCTTCCAATCTTTCAATGGCTTATGCTAAAATGGGGAAAAGAACACTTTTAGTTGATACTGATTTAAGACGGCCGGTTCAACACAAAATCTTTAATCTAAAGAGAGAAAATGGTTTAACAAGTTTGTTTTTGGAGAACACAAACTATGAAAAGGTTATTAAAAAAACAGATCTGGACAATCTTAGTATCATTACAGCCGGAGTTTTTACTCCAAATCCTTCAGAGTTGATTGGATCACAAAAGATGACTCAGTTGATTGAAACCTTCAAGGAAAATTTTGATATAGTTTTGTTTGATACTCCACCTGTTATAGCTGTAACTGACCCTGCGTTACTTGGAACTAAAGTGGATGGTGTATTACTGGTTATTAAATCACAATGTACAGATCGGCAATTAGTAGGGAGGGCAGTAAAAAGCTTCAGCAATATTGGAGTTGACGTAAATGGGGCAGTTCTCAATAATATAAATATTTCACGGCATTGCAATAGTTACGGTTATTACAAGTACTATAAAAGTGATATGAGCGGCTAA
- a CDS encoding glycosyltransferase, whose protein sequence is MIISWIYPKTEKCGINHYSIAYISAIGNLGVEINAIPWSSLRESHKLKDINKSDLVHIQYEPSIFLNKNKDFYPKLCAKINKPLIVTLHEIYETFPGVFPKSKIRGRLKLLKELIYDYRHSAQTAFYRNLNNSFYSDQIIVHHNFQKKILVKKGMSAENIAVSGFPVKHESEYRESKPQKTVQLGCAGFINSQFDYELLFQLLSKLKIKWNFTWVGGVRLSDHNYLQTSIEQKIKQLNWENKFNITGYLDINNYEQEIRKLDVGLCLFSNRSASKSISDMMAEGVIIACSCIEMTEEIAAEYNPVFMLSPNCLDAAAQIEQLSTNHRLRTKIQEGMGHYTKKYSIENLAAKTLNLYKKKILNV, encoded by the coding sequence ATGATAATAAGCTGGATATATCCTAAAACAGAAAAATGCGGCATAAATCATTATTCCATTGCTTATATAAGTGCTATTGGAAATTTGGGGGTTGAAATCAATGCTATACCCTGGAGTAGTTTGCGAGAGAGTCATAAACTAAAAGATATAAATAAAAGTGATCTGGTTCATATTCAATACGAACCATCTATATTTCTTAACAAAAACAAAGATTTCTATCCTAAGTTGTGTGCTAAAATTAACAAACCTCTCATTGTTACCCTGCATGAGATCTACGAAACTTTCCCTGGTGTTTTTCCAAAATCTAAGATAAGGGGTAGATTAAAACTCTTAAAAGAGCTCATATATGATTACCGGCATTCTGCTCAGACCGCTTTTTATCGTAATCTCAACAACAGCTTTTATTCTGACCAAATTATTGTACATCACAATTTCCAAAAAAAAATTCTTGTAAAAAAAGGAATGAGTGCTGAAAATATAGCAGTTTCAGGTTTTCCTGTAAAACATGAGTCTGAATATAGGGAGTCAAAACCACAGAAAACTGTTCAGCTTGGCTGTGCTGGTTTTATAAATTCACAATTTGATTATGAGTTGCTTTTTCAACTATTGTCAAAACTAAAAATAAAGTGGAATTTCACCTGGGTTGGGGGGGTAAGGCTCAGCGATCACAATTATCTCCAAACCAGTATAGAGCAAAAAATAAAACAACTTAATTGGGAAAATAAATTTAACATAACAGGGTATCTCGATATAAACAATTATGAACAAGAAATAAGAAAACTTGATGTAGGACTATGCCTTTTTTCAAACAGAAGTGCATCAAAGAGTATATCTGATATGATGGCAGAGGGGGTTATAATTGCGTGTAGTTGCATAGAAATGACAGAAGAAATTGCGGCTGAATACAATCCGGTATTTATGTTATCCCCAAACTGTTTAGACGCTGCTGCTCAGATAGAACAATTAAGCACAAACCATAGGCTTAGAACTAAAATTCAGGAGGGAATGGGACATTATACAAAAAAGTATAGTATAGAAAACCTGGCTGCTAAAACATTAAACTTATACAAGAAAAAAATACTGAATGTTTAA
- a CDS encoding glycosyltransferase — protein sequence MFKKGPKVSFVIPTRNRPDELTVCLESLCKEDVGKRSSIHIIDDASNYRQKVLNQIICNKFKVDYCYLEKNRGMAVARNIGISRSNGDWVAFLDDDVVVDSGWYTTLRNNLQSVHENVVGIEGKVTASGGGLWDNEVQNSSQGGYLTCHIIYKKCKLEQVGGFDSAFEYLGPFCEDHELALRMLEQGFISYCPDLKVTHQARSINYFDKITSTTKRMRGLIKAECYFYLKHPMKYKSVRYHSSFFQTYRAILMKHTLTSMRRRGVRKLCSKPLEALMLVLMSSWEQINAWFLLPAVINGRILDVRSCDEKTDWCK from the coding sequence ATGTTTAAAAAAGGTCCCAAAGTATCTTTTGTTATTCCGACCCGAAACAGACCCGACGAACTTACTGTTTGTTTGGAAAGTCTTTGTAAAGAAGATGTTGGTAAAAGATCGTCTATCCATATTATTGATGATGCTTCAAATTATAGGCAAAAGGTATTAAATCAAATAATATGTAACAAATTTAAGGTTGATTACTGCTATCTTGAAAAAAACAGAGGCATGGCAGTCGCAAGAAATATCGGTATATCCAGATCTAATGGGGATTGGGTGGCATTTCTTGATGATGATGTTGTCGTAGATAGTGGCTGGTATACTACACTGCGAAATAATCTGCAATCAGTACATGAAAATGTAGTTGGTATTGAGGGAAAAGTTACAGCCTCAGGTGGCGGTTTGTGGGACAATGAGGTCCAAAACTCAAGTCAGGGCGGCTATCTTACTTGTCATATAATATACAAAAAATGCAAATTAGAGCAAGTGGGTGGTTTTGATAGCGCTTTTGAATACCTGGGGCCATTTTGCGAGGACCATGAGCTGGCCCTACGCATGCTTGAGCAAGGTTTTATTAGTTACTGTCCAGATTTAAAAGTTACTCACCAAGCAAGAAGTATAAATTATTTCGATAAAATTACAAGCACAACAAAACGAATGAGGGGACTTATAAAAGCAGAGTGTTACTTTTATTTAAAGCATCCTATGAAATATAAATCGGTAAGATATCATTCCTCTTTTTTTCAAACCTACAGGGCTATTCTTATGAAACACACGCTCACATCAATGCGCAGAAGAGGAGTTAGAAAGCTGTGCTCAAAACCATTAGAAGCACTGATGCTGGTATTAATGTCGTCTTGGGAGCAAATAAACGCCTGGTTTCTGTTGCCTGCGGTTATAAACGGTAGAATCTTAGATGTAAGATCATGTGATGAAAAAACAGATTGGTGTAAGTAA